One window of the Parasphingopyxis algicola genome contains the following:
- a CDS encoding class I adenylate-forming enzyme family protein, with the protein MTTAAEMLQSEFASFADVIHAHAAERPDDIVIVAGDRRLSFAEFDTYGDRTAAGLQRAGVRSGEAVSICGLNGWAYAVLWLGILRAGGTVAPLAQSATPEALRLMVEDCGARLFFADRAIMDAMTLPEGATRVALDDDAAFEAWLPEAGTKPEPVEIDPEQGFNIIYSSGTTGTPKGIVHSHQMRWRQITAFGGLIFTPAASAILSTPLYSNTTLVTFLPCIGNGGKAVLMQKFRTKEFLELSEREKVTTAMLVPVQYKRLMEDPDFDSYDLSAYLMKFCTSAPFAAELKADILKRWPGGLVEFYGMTEGGGSCALRAHEFPDKLHTVGQPMPGHEIRLIGEDGKEVPQGEIGEIVGRSGTMMKGYKNRPEQTRETEWYDGEGNRFIRTGDVGRFDADGFLTLMDRRKDMIISGGFNIYPSDLEAVVVEHPEVEEVAVIGVPSEDWGETPVGVVVGPSDAEAIREWANAKLGKTQRLAAVHIVDELPRSAIGKVLKRELRDQLKLG; encoded by the coding sequence ATGACGACCGCCGCCGAGATGCTGCAAAGTGAATTCGCGTCCTTCGCCGACGTGATCCATGCCCATGCGGCCGAACGGCCGGACGATATCGTGATCGTCGCGGGTGACAGGCGGCTAAGTTTCGCCGAGTTCGATACCTATGGCGACCGGACCGCCGCCGGGCTGCAGCGCGCCGGCGTGCGATCGGGCGAGGCGGTCTCGATCTGCGGGCTCAACGGCTGGGCCTATGCGGTGCTCTGGCTCGGCATCCTGCGCGCCGGCGGCACCGTCGCGCCGCTCGCGCAAAGCGCGACGCCCGAGGCGTTGCGGTTGATGGTCGAGGATTGCGGCGCGCGCCTGTTCTTCGCCGATCGGGCGATCATGGATGCGATGACGTTGCCGGAGGGCGCAACCCGTGTTGCGCTCGACGACGATGCGGCGTTCGAGGCCTGGCTGCCCGAGGCCGGCACGAAGCCGGAGCCCGTGGAGATCGACCCCGAACAGGGCTTCAACATCATCTATTCGAGCGGCACGACGGGTACGCCCAAGGGCATCGTGCACTCGCACCAGATGCGCTGGCGGCAGATTACGGCCTTTGGCGGCCTGATCTTCACGCCCGCCGCCTCGGCGATCCTCTCGACGCCGCTCTATTCGAACACCACGCTCGTTACCTTCCTGCCGTGCATCGGCAATGGCGGGAAGGCGGTGCTGATGCAGAAATTCAGGACGAAAGAGTTTCTCGAGCTCAGCGAGCGCGAGAAGGTGACGACGGCGATGCTCGTACCCGTCCAGTACAAGCGGCTGATGGAGGACCCCGATTTCGACAGTTACGACCTTTCCGCCTATCTAATGAAATTCTGCACCAGCGCGCCGTTCGCGGCGGAGCTGAAGGCGGACATCCTCAAACGCTGGCCTGGCGGGCTCGTCGAATTCTACGGCATGACCGAAGGCGGGGGGAGCTGCGCGCTGCGCGCCCATGAATTCCCCGACAAGCTGCATACGGTCGGCCAGCCCATGCCGGGCCACGAAATCCGCCTGATCGGCGAAGACGGCAAGGAAGTGCCGCAGGGCGAGATCGGCGAAATCGTCGGCCGTTCGGGCACGATGATGAAGGGATACAAGAACCGCCCCGAGCAGACGCGCGAGACCGAATGGTATGATGGGGAAGGCAATCGCTTCATCCGCACCGGCGATGTCGGGCGGTTTGACGCGGACGGGTTCCTGACCCTGATGGATCGCCGCAAGGACATGATCATTTCGGGCGGATTCAACATCTATCCCAGTGACCTGGAAGCGGTTGTTGTCGAGCATCCGGAGGTCGAGGAGGTCGCGGTGATCGGCGTCCCTAGCGAGGATTGGGGCGAGACGCCGGTCGGCGTGGTCGTCGGCCCGAGCGATGCCGAGGCGATCCGGGAATGGGCGAACGCCAAGCTCGGCAAGACCCAGCGGCTCGCCGC